Genomic window (Phycisphaeraceae bacterium):
ATGTTGCTGGCATGACCGCACAGGCTGGCAAGGCACTCGCAACACCAGCAGTTCGCAGGCTTGCGCGTGACATGGGTGTTGATATCAATGCAGTACCCGGCACGGGCATGGGTGGTCGTGTGATGGCAGCTGATGTCAAGGCGTTCGCTGCTGGTGGTGGAGCAACAGCAAAGCCTTCTGCAGCAACCAACACAGCGGCCGCGCCTCACCAGCAAACACAATCTGTACCGCAGCAGTCGTTTGCACCGCAGATGCAGCAGCCACAGTTCCAGCAGAACTATGGCGCGATGCCGCAACAGCAGCAGATGATGCCCAGCATGAACCCCATGATGGGCATGGGCGGCATAATGCCGAATCCCATGATGATGGGCATGATGCACCCGATGATGATGAATCCGTGGATGGGCATGATGATGCCGCAGATGATGGGCGGGATGGGTGCCGGTCTCCCGCAGGCACCAGGATATGTGCCGTCATCGGGCGATCGTCCTGTTCCTGCGCCCGCGCAGAAATCACAGATCCAGCCCGGGCAGGCAACTGCGTCCATCCCGTTCCGTGGCGTGCGCAGAACCATTGCAAACAAGTTGCGCGAATCTGTCAACTCAGCGGTTCACTTCACCGTGATGGACGAAGCCGATGTGACCACACTCGATGCGCTCCGCAGGCAGATCTCCCAGCAAACCGGCGAGAAGATCAGCTTCCTGCCGTTTGTGTGCGCAGCGGTTTGCCGGGCACTGACCAGCGGGTTCGGCGCTCTGAACGCGACAGTCGATGATGCGCATGACCAGGTCATCCAGCACGCTGGCGTGCATCTTGGTATTGCAACCGACACTGACTCGGGCTTGATGGTGCCTGTTATTCGCGATGCGCACTTGATGCACATTGTGCAACTGGCCAAAGCAATCGCCAGTGCTGCGGCTGGTGCGCGCGATCGTACAGCACCTCGCGAGGCACTCATGGGCTCAACATTTACGATCTCGAATGTGGGCAGCCACGCTGGACGCTTCGCAACTCCAGTCATCAACGCGCCCGAGGTCGGAATCCTTGCGGTCGGCCGCGTGAGCGATGGCGTTGTTGTGCAGAACGGACAGGCGATGGTCGGCAAGGTGATGCCACTGAGTCTCGCGTGCGATCATCGCGTCGTTGATGGTGCGACAGCCGCGCTTGCTCTTGCGCAGATCATCCGATTCCTGCAGCAGCCGCAGTTCTGATTCGAGTGCTGTCATTCAGGGTTCGGCATCAGATCCGGGCTGTTCAGCAGATCCCCTGTCTGCAGTTGCTCCATGATCGAATCAAGTTGCTTCTGCACATCACCCAGAGGCATGGCGTTTGTTGTGCCAGAGAACTGCGAACTGGCAAGCTGGGCAATCACAAAGAAGATCACAATCGCACCAAGAATCCCAAGCACAAATCCGATGATGCTGAACAGCATCAATCCCTTGAATACACCCCAACCGACGCGCCATTCCAGCCATTTTTTGTCTGAGAGGTTGTCGACCTTCGTGCTCAGCCGAACGAGTTCCTCTTCGAGCCGCATAACTGTCTGTTCAAGCGATGACTTTGCATCAGCAACACTATTCACTTTCTGCGTTGCGTAGTGCGTTGTCACGTCGGATGCTTTTGCATCATCTGCAACCCGACCATCGGTCAGATGCCCCTGCGCAATCACCTGCTTTACGGCTTCTTCGGGAGTGTCTGCTTCTGCATCAACGCGATAATCCTTGCCGGAATCGAAGTTTGTGCAGATGACGCTGTAGGTTGGCATGACATCGCATCGTAGACCGCTGATTTCAGTTTCATATCACATCTGGCGCAGCTGAAGCGCCACGGTCGAGAGCGCCATCGCAGCACACGTGTACACGCAGCATCCCCACGCGATCG
Coding sequences:
- a CDS encoding 2-oxo acid dehydrogenase subunit E2, coding for MAHAQSTDPNVFILPDLGEGVHEAELIAWKVKVGETVEEHQILAEMETDKALVEVPSPRAGVIEILHGNEGEILNVGNPLVTYKGDGSAPTKAAPAPSASTNGHAQEHREDAGTVVGSVGGDVAGMTAQAGKALATPAVRRLARDMGVDINAVPGTGMGGRVMAADVKAFAAGGGATAKPSAATNTAAAPHQQTQSVPQQSFAPQMQQPQFQQNYGAMPQQQQMMPSMNPMMGMGGIMPNPMMMGMMHPMMMNPWMGMMMPQMMGGMGAGLPQAPGYVPSSGDRPVPAPAQKSQIQPGQATASIPFRGVRRTIANKLRESVNSAVHFTVMDEADVTTLDALRRQISQQTGEKISFLPFVCAAVCRALTSGFGALNATVDDAHDQVIQHAGVHLGIATDTDSGLMVPVIRDAHLMHIVQLAKAIASAAAGARDRTAPREALMGSTFTISNVGSHAGRFATPVINAPEVGILAVGRVSDGVVVQNGQAMVGKVMPLSLACDHRVVDGATAALALAQIIRFLQQPQF